A region from the Beduinella massiliensis genome encodes:
- the mobB gene encoding molybdopterin-guanine dinucleotide biosynthesis protein B yields MKILCVVGIRASGKTTIVEELTKELRRRGKRVGTVKTVFCPSFSIDNPTSNTARHARAGAEIVTAKARNETAVLYQRPLTNAEILAHYVDLDYVLLEGDYRAPVPRIVAAHQAQDARERINEWTIAVSGRLANSAQELDGLPVVSPLRQIEELCDRVEACREQPVEALDELLAENPATSGGDFCQCGCHKHQRKLDEVTVSVGGKEIALTPEQEKIIRDWCK; encoded by the coding sequence ATGAAGATACTGTGCGTGGTCGGCATCCGCGCTTCCGGAAAGACGACGATCGTGGAGGAACTGACGAAAGAGCTGCGCCGCCGGGGAAAGCGCGTAGGGACCGTGAAGACGGTCTTCTGCCCGTCGTTCAGCATCGACAACCCGACGAGCAACACGGCGCGCCACGCGCGGGCAGGCGCTGAGATCGTCACGGCGAAGGCGCGCAACGAGACGGCGGTTTTATACCAGCGTCCGCTTACGAACGCCGAGATCCTCGCTCACTACGTGGATCTGGATTACGTGCTGCTGGAGGGGGATTACCGCGCGCCCGTGCCGCGCATCGTCGCCGCGCACCAGGCACAGGACGCCCGCGAGCGGATAAACGAATGGACGATCGCCGTCTCCGGACGCCTGGCAAACAGCGCGCAGGAGCTGGACGGACTGCCTGTGGTGAGCCCGCTCCGTCAGATCGAGGAGCTATGCGACCGGGTGGAGGCGTGCAGGGAGCAGCCGGTCGAGGCGCTCGACGAGCTGCTCGCGGAGAACCCGGCGACATCCGGCGGGGATTTCTGCCAGTGCGGCTGCCATAAGCACCAACGAAAGCTTGACGAGGTGACCGTCAGCGTGGGCGGCAAGGAGATCGCATTGACGCCCGAACAGGAGAAAATCATTCGTGATTGGTGTAAATAG
- a CDS encoding MATE family efflux transporter, with product MQRSSVEAMGTRPMLPLLLSMSFPPMLSMLIQSLYNVVDSVFVARIGQNALTAVSLAFPLQNIILAVSVGTGVGLGSVISRSLGANDQRAAENAAAQGLVLSALHALVFFALSFFVVRPFFAMFTPDEAIRRYGVEYASVVMAFAFGQLFHITIEKILQATGNMIAPMILQAVGAVINIALDPIFIFGLGPVPAMGVQGAAVATVIGQVAACMLSVGVLLSRHCAIRLHWRSFAPSKLLIGRIYQVALPSAVMNSLSSVLVMGLNAILSGLSGAAVAVFGVYYKLQTFVYMPSNGLIQGARPIISYNYGANDRARMMQALGCTLALTAGMMAAGTLLFECLPGPILSLFSVEDEAMRMGVTALRVIASSYVISTVGVVFAALFEAMGKGPQSLCVSLLRQFAITLPLSALLSRSLGLMGVWITFPIAESVAAVAAVLLLLYVARRDPVLGARKGPAAQQEP from the coding sequence ATGCAAAGGTCGTCCGTCGAGGCAATGGGCACGCGTCCCATGCTGCCGCTGCTGCTTTCCATGTCCTTTCCGCCGATGCTCTCGATGTTGATTCAATCGCTCTACAACGTCGTGGACAGCGTTTTCGTCGCGCGCATCGGTCAGAACGCGCTGACGGCGGTGTCGCTGGCTTTTCCGCTGCAAAATATCATCCTCGCGGTCTCAGTGGGCACGGGCGTAGGCCTGGGCTCCGTCATCTCGCGCAGCTTGGGGGCGAACGACCAGCGTGCGGCGGAAAATGCCGCCGCACAGGGGCTTGTGCTTAGCGCGCTGCACGCGCTCGTGTTCTTCGCGCTCAGTTTTTTCGTCGTTCGTCCCTTTTTCGCGATGTTCACGCCGGACGAGGCGATCCGCCGGTATGGGGTGGAATACGCCTCCGTCGTCATGGCGTTCGCCTTTGGGCAACTCTTTCACATCACCATCGAAAAGATCCTGCAGGCCACGGGCAATATGATCGCCCCGATGATCCTTCAGGCCGTTGGGGCGGTCATCAACATCGCGCTCGATCCGATCTTCATCTTCGGACTTGGCCCCGTCCCCGCGATGGGCGTGCAGGGCGCAGCCGTCGCGACGGTCATCGGCCAAGTGGCAGCCTGCATGCTCTCCGTCGGCGTGCTCCTGTCGCGCCACTGCGCCATCAGGCTGCACTGGCGTTCCTTTGCACCGTCGAAGCTGCTGATCGGGCGCATCTATCAGGTGGCGCTCCCCTCGGCGGTGATGAACTCGCTCTCGTCGGTGCTGGTGATGGGGCTTAACGCGATTCTTTCTGGACTTTCAGGAGCGGCGGTCGCGGTCTTCGGCGTTTATTATAAGCTTCAGACGTTCGTTTACATGCCCTCTAACGGACTGATTCAGGGAGCTCGGCCGATCATCAGCTATAATTACGGCGCGAACGACCGGGCACGCATGATGCAGGCGCTTGGCTGCACGCTGGCGCTCACCGCCGGGATGATGGCGGCGGGCACGCTGCTGTTTGAATGCCTGCCGGGGCCGATCCTTTCGCTGTTCAGCGTGGAGGATGAGGCGATGCGCATGGGGGTGACGGCGCTGCGCGTCATCGCGTCCAGCTACGTGATCTCGACCGTAGGCGTCGTGTTCGCGGCGCTCTTTGAGGCGATGGGCAAGGGGCCACAGAGCCTCTGCGTGTCCCTGCTCCGCCAGTTTGCCATTACGCTGCCGCTTTCCGCGCTCCTCTCCCGTTCGCTGGGGCTCATGGGCGTATGGATCACGTTCCCCATTGCGGAGAGCGTTGCGGCGGTCGCAGCGGTTCTTCTGCTCCTGTATGTCGCGCGGCGCGACCCCGTGCTGGGCGCCAGGAAAGGCCCAGCCGCCCAACAGGAACCGTGA
- a CDS encoding GAF domain-containing protein: MSGLFDPNALAAQLRALIEGETHPLVNLANAAALLYEELGGVNWCGFYLMDGGELVLGPFCGRPACRRIALSRGVCGAAASRGETLCVPDVHAFPGHIACDSASRSELVVPLLLEGRVVGVLDVDSPLPARFGAREQEVLENAARDLTAACDWTHAGYSLE, translated from the coding sequence ATGAGCGGCCTGTTCGATCCGAATGCGCTCGCGGCGCAGCTGCGCGCGCTGATCGAGGGAGAGACGCATCCCCTCGTCAACCTCGCCAATGCGGCCGCCCTGCTCTACGAAGAGCTGGGCGGCGTCAACTGGTGCGGTTTTTATCTGATGGACGGCGGCGAGCTCGTGCTGGGCCCCTTCTGCGGCAGGCCCGCTTGCAGGCGCATCGCGCTCTCGCGCGGCGTGTGCGGGGCGGCGGCAAGCCGGGGCGAAACGCTCTGCGTACCGGACGTTCACGCCTTTCCCGGGCATATCGCCTGCGACAGCGCCTCGCGTTCGGAGCTCGTCGTGCCGCTTCTGTTAGAGGGCAGGGTCGTGGGCGTGCTGGATGTAGACAGCCCGCTGCCCGCCCGCTTCGGCGCACGCGAGCAGGAGGTTCTGGAAAACGCGGCGCGCGATCTCACCGCCGCGTGCGATTGGACACACGCCGGATACAGCTTGGAGTAA
- the rbr gene encoding rubrerythrin gives MVEFQNSVTKENLMRAFAGESQARNRYTFAASAAKKANLHVVEQAFLFTAGQEKEHAEIFYNFLKPVAGETITVDGGYPVDLADDVATLLRMAEHNEYEEAVSVYVGFAQVARSEGFENIALAFEQIAKIEKTHGERFARLAQLMESGELFDSKGQETVWMCLNCGHIHNGPKPPMVCPVCHHDQGYFIRWTMAPFGE, from the coding sequence ATGGTAGAGTTTCAAAACAGCGTTACGAAGGAAAACCTGATGCGCGCGTTTGCGGGCGAGAGCCAGGCGAGAAACCGCTACACCTTTGCGGCGTCGGCGGCAAAAAAGGCGAATCTGCACGTCGTGGAGCAGGCGTTCTTGTTCACCGCGGGGCAGGAGAAGGAGCACGCTGAAATCTTCTACAACTTTTTGAAGCCCGTCGCGGGCGAAACGATCACCGTGGACGGCGGCTACCCGGTCGATCTGGCGGACGACGTGGCGACACTGCTGCGCATGGCGGAGCACAACGAGTACGAGGAAGCCGTGAGCGTCTATGTGGGTTTTGCCCAGGTCGCACGCAGCGAAGGCTTTGAAAATATTGCCCTTGCGTTTGAGCAGATCGCGAAGATCGAAAAGACGCACGGCGAGCGCTTCGCCCGGCTGGCGCAGCTGATGGAATCGGGCGAGCTGTTCGACAGCAAGGGGCAGGAAACCGTGTGGATGTGCCTGAACTGCGGCCACATTCACAATGGCCCGAAGCCGCCGATGGTATGCCCGGTCTGTCATCACGACCAGGGATATTTCATCCGCTGGACGATGGCGCCATTTGGAGAGTGA